The sequence CCCCACGATGCCGGTCCGGTCGCGGTAGGTGGTGACCTTGATCGGCCCGCACAGGCGGCACCTCGCCTCGACCATCTTGCCCGGTGAGACCACCATGCCCACGTGCCCGGGATTGTCGGCCCCGGTGCCCGGCCCCGAGTTGAAGAAGACCAGATCCCCTGCCTGCTCGTCACCCGGCGCGATCTTCACGCCGAAGGGCCACTGGCCGAAGGTCGTGCGCGGGATGCTCAGGCCCACGCTCCGGTAGGCCATGTAGATGATCCCGGAACAGTCGAAGGCGTCCGGCCCGGTGCCGCCCCACAGGTACGGCTTGCCGCGCTGGGCCAGCGCGTACTCCAGGATCCCGGCCACCGTGCCGCTCGGCGCCGCCTCCACCAGGGGCTCGTCGCAGGCCGCCTCCGCCTCCGGAGGGACGCTGACCGCGCCGTCCTCGGCGTACTTCCCGGCGATCTCCATGACCTGGTCCACGTACCACCAGGCCCGGTTGTAGACGAACAGCGACCGCCGTACGTCCTCCGGCGCGCCGTTGCGCTTGAGCATCTTCGCCGCGCCCAGGATCGCGTCCGCCGGGTTGTAGACGTCGGCCCAGCCGTCGTCGTCGCCGTCGGAGGCGTAGCCGTTGAACCGCGACGGGATCTTGATCTTCGCCTTGCCGCCCCAGGTGCTGATCAGGAACTGCATCGGCCCCGCGGCCCCGGCGTAGTTGGTGCCGCTGCGCACCCCGGGGAGCGTGGAGCGCCCGTGGTCGGTCTCCCGCTTGCCCACCCCGGCGAGCACGTTCCACTGCACGCCGATCTTCTCGCCGTGCTCGTGGTACAGCTTCAGGTATTCCGCCGGTATGTCCGACGCCGCGGTCTCGGACTGCGCGCTCACGGTCCTGGCCATGTCCTCGCAGTCGGGCATCCCGCCGCCGGTGAAGGACGGGAACGTGCTCACCATCAGCATCGGCGCCATGACCAGTGCGAGCAGGCAGAGCCCCGCGACGCCGAGGATCAGGGCGAGGTGCAGCTTCCTGTTGCCGGTCATCCGATCTCACCCGTCTGCGAGGACTGGTCGTCTTCTCCGGTCATCCGATCCGGCCCGTCTGCGAGGACTGGTCGTCTCCGTCCTGGCCGTCGTCCGCCGGTTGCAGATCGTGGACCCGCCAGTCGGCGCCCACCGCGATGAGCGTGACGGCGTAGTCCTCGGTCCGCTCCTTCGGCCCGCTCCTGGCGGTGACGCTCTGGGTGCCGGTGACCACGAACGTCACCGAGGCGCTCTGGACCTGCCGGATCTCCTTCACCCGCGCCGTGCCGACGGAGACGACCTCGTCGGCGCGGTTGGCCTCGACGCTGCCCGGCGAGGTGACCGTGCGCAGCAGCACGGCGGCGAACTCGGTCGTGGTGTAGCCGCTGAGCCGATCCCCGTAGTCCGCCGGGTCCTCGTCGTAGCTGAAGGTGCCGTACTCGGTGGTGAACCGCTGGGCGTAGTCGGCGGCGGCGGCCAGCTCCTGCTTGGTCATCGGCAGGTAGGAGTAGACGTCGAAGGGCGCGTTGCTGGCCGTCGCCGACGGCCGGGGCCGCTCGGCGCCCGCGGGCGCCTGCGACGCGGACACCGTACGGCTCGCGCCCACCGGGTCGGCCTGCGTCCCCCCCTTGTCGCCGGAGTCCGGCCACATGGTCAGGTAGATCCCGACCGCGGCCAGCATGATGACCAGCACCGCGAAGACGAACCCTCGGCGGCTGCCCCCTTCGACCATCGTCAGTCCTTGTCGGGGTTGGACGCGCGGAGCCAGAAGGGCGCGGCCTCATCCGCCTGCCTGCCCCGCTCGGACCGGCTGGGCAGCCAGAGCGGGGGTGCCTCGGACGACCTGTCCGGGCGCCCGCCGCCGTTGTTCCTCGATCCGCCGGAGGATCCGCCGAACAGGCTGCCGCCCGACCCCGAAGAGCCACGGGAGCCCCCGAAGATGCCGCCGCCGGAGCCGGAGGAGCTCCGGGAACCGCCGGATCCCGAAGAGCCGCGGGAACCGCCGCCCCCGCCACGCGAGCCCGACCCGGACCCGGAACCGCTCCGCGAGCCGGAGCCCGAGCCTCGGGAGCCGGAGTCCCAGCGCCGGGAACCGCCGCCGGAGCCGAAGACGCTCCCGCCCGACCGGCCGCCCCCCGACGGGGACGCCGGCCCCCCACCGGAGGAGGGGGCGGAGGACCTGCCGCCGGACGAGGGCGCCGGAGAGGATCCGCCCGCCGGAGACGAGCCTCCCTGCGGGGCCCAGCCGCCGGAGCGGCCGCTGAACCAGCCGCCCGCGCCGCCGCGGCCGGCACCGCCCGAACGGGTCGGGACGGTGCCGCCCGCCGTACCGCCTCCGGAGAGGTTGAGCGGCGGCGCCGCGCCGGCGCGCGCCGCGGTTACCGGCCGGCCGGTGCCCTTGCGCCGGCCGCCCGCCTGGGCGTCGGTGTCGAGTGGCGTGGGCTGCGCGCCGGCCGGGACCCGGGCGCCCGAGGGGGTGTTCCCGCCGGGGGCGCCCTCCTCCCCGCGGACCTTGCCCTGGGCGACCGCGGCGGCCGCCGTCGCGACGGAGGCGCCGCCGGCGAGCGCGGCCGCCTGCATCACGGGTTCCGCCTTGCGCATGCCCCAGCGGCCCATCCGGGCCGCCGCGACCGGTGGCAGCACGCCCGCCGCGCGCTGCAGGGTCGGCGCGGTGACCGCGTCGCCCAGCACGCGGGTGGCGATCGTGTGCCCGTCCATGGAGGCGAACAGGTGCTGGAACGGACGCCGGTAGAAGAAGACCGCGATCGTCAGCAGAGCCATGAACATGACCTGCATGCCCCACGGCATCGCCGTGGAGATGATCAGGGCGTAGCCGTACACCAGGACGCCCAGGACCAGTGTCAGCACCGCCTGTCTGAGCAGGGTGCCGACCAGCATCTCCACCCAGCGCATCGCGATGATCCGGCCGGACCCCGGATGCACGCCGATCAGCAGGAAGACCGGCGCGAGGATCAGCAACAGCAGGAAGCCGACCTTGAGCACCAGCAGGGAGACGGCCACCAGGAAGATCAGCAGTCCCGCGACCATCGCGGCCATCAGCGCGCCGATCGCGATGCCCAGCCGGTTTGTCCAATCCTTTCCCTGGAAGAGGAAGAAGATCGGCGTGTTCTCCAGCTTGTCGGCGATCTCGGCCTCATATTGTGCCTGGTGGGCGCTGGTGTTCGGGGTCTGCGTGGCCCGTTGCTCGGCCTCGTCGAGTGCCTGGACGCTCAGCAGCTTGGAGGCGTATGCCGTCACCGCCGGCGCCGCGGGGTCGGCGGTGCCGAACTCGCCCATCAGCCACGGCTTGCAGACCAGGGTGGACCAGAGCGCCTCGGCGTTCTGTTCGACCCCCGGGACGCCGGTCTGACCGTAACCACCGGACTTGACCTCGGGATTGGTGTCACCCTTGGCTGGAATGCAGGAGGTTCCGCCCGCGCCGGGCAGCCCGGAGAAGGCGGAGTTGACGACCTCGCTGGTCTTGTCGGTGACCAGCTTGCCCATGCCGGTGAAGTCGCCGGGGCGGCTGAAGAACCAGACCGCGACGGTGACCGCGAGGACCATCCAGATGACGCCCTCGGCCGTCGTGGTCGCCCGCTTGCGGATCAGGCCGTACCAGGCCAGCCAGATGGCCCCGAGGATCACGATCGGCCGCAGGAACGGCCAGTACATCGCGTTGGAGAGGCTGATCACGATGTCGTCGACGACATCCTTGATCGACTCCAGCGGGCCCTCGGTGGCCGCCGCCTGATAGGTGGTGATGGTCAGCCGGTCCAGCGCCTTGGCCCACGAGAAGATCGTGTTGGCCATCGTGTTGCCCATCACGGCCGCGACGTCGTCGCAGCCGAGCTGGTGGGTGTGCCAGAACTGGCCGCTCATGCCGTAGGTGGCGTAGTTGCCCTGCGTGGCAGGAGCCGGGGCGGGCGCCGGCGCGCCCGGCGTGGGCGCGGCCGGGGACGGCGGCTTGAGCAGGCCGTCCACGCCTGAACCGACGACCTCGGGAGCCAGGTCCGGCGAGAGGTCGCAGGGGGCGGCGGCGACGGCGGTGGGTGCGCCCGCCGGCGACAGCAGCGGGAGTGCGAGGAACGCGGTCAGCGCCACCAGCGCGATGGCGATCCGCTTGCCCAGTCGTCCCTTGCGGGAACTCTTCAGCCCCTTGCGGGAAACCTTCATGACCCTACCTCCAGCGCCGCGGCCCCCGGCCTACTGACTCTGTCGCCCCCGGAAAGATCATGCACGTTCTCGCCTGGTTTGTCGTGGGTCGGATTCGTATCGAGCCAGCGCACCAGCTCGTCGGAGATGAGGTCCACCCCGATACGGCCCGCACGACCGTCCAGATCCCGGAAGACGCACTCGCCGTTGCCCAGCGAGCGCAGGATCGCCTTGTGCTCCTCCGAGGGTTCCACCCCGAGCAGCGCCATCACGTGCTCCACCTCGACCCGCTCGGTGGACCGGAAGGCGAACACCGACGACAGGCAGTTCGTCACCTGCTCGTTCAGCAGGTCGCCGGCGTTCTGCGAGACCAGCACCAGGGCCGTGTTGCGGGAGCGGCCCATCCGGCTGACCTCGGGCACCAGCTTGGCGCCCTCCGGCGTGGAGGTGATCGCCCAGGCCTCGTCCAGGAAGATCGCCTTGGGGGTCCGCCGGTCCAGGCCGTTCATCAGCCCCCGGGCGAACTGGGCGACCAGGTAGAGCAGGGCCACCGACAGCCGCTGCTCGTAGGAGTAGTCGTCGCGCCCGGTGGAGGCGTCCGGAAGGGTCAGGCCGCCGAGGGTGAAGACCGTGGTCCACCCCTCGGTGTCGATCTGGTCGCCGCCGGAGGGGTCGAAGCAGAGCCGGGCGAGGTGCATCTCCGACATCGAGCGGAGCACGGCGCCCAGGTTCTTGGAGGCGGCGTCCTCGGTCTGCTCCAGGAAGTCGACGACCTTGCCCAGCGAGGGGTCCTCGCCGTTGGAGACCGCCGCGACCGCCTGGATCATCGCCGACTCGCGCTCCTCCGACATGCGCGGCAGCAGCAGCCGGAGGGTCTCGCTGGCCATCGTCTTCTTGGCCGCGATGTCGTCGCCGAACGAGAACGGGTCGAGCAGCCCCGGCGCGGCCGAGCCGAGCGGGATGACCCGCGCCTTCCTGCCCCGCCGCTGCAGCAGCTGGACCAGGGAGTCGGCGTCGCCCTTGGGGTCGATGACCGCGACCGTCACGCCGCGCAGCGCCATCTGGTAGATCATCAGCAGTGCCAGGGTGGTCTTGCCGCCGCCCGGCTCACCGGTGATCGCGATGGCCGTCGGCCGGTTGCGCGTGGCCGCCACCAGCGGGTCGAAGTGCACGATGCTCCGGGCCCGGCCCAGGGTCTCCCCGACGTACGGTCCCATCCAGCCGGCGTTGCCCTCGTCCGCCCGGTCACCCAGGTCCACCGTGGCGGTCGCCATGCCGCCCGCGATGGTGCGCAGCGGCTGCCGCTGGGCGTAGGCGTTGACCCGGACCCGCTCGCCCGGCAGCGCCTCGCAGAACAGGGAGAACTGGTCGCCGGTGGAGTTGACGATGTCGATGCCCATGTCGCGGTAGTGCTCCACGACCGCCTCGACCCGCTGCACGCAGATCTCCTCGGTCGGGGCGGAGACGATCAGCCGGTGCCAGCCGTACACGAACGGCAGGCGCTCCTTGGTGATGCCGTGTTCCAGCATCCGGGCCGCGTCGATCTGCTCGGCCAGCGCCAGCGGCGCCTCGGCGCCCGCCTCCCGGATGTGGATGTCCATGTCACGGGCGTGGGCGAGCTTGCGCGCCACGTCCTTGCTGGCCTTGACCGGCGAGATCAGCCGCATCCTCGAACTGATCTCCACCGGGAAGGGGAGCTGGTCGGCGAAGTGCATCCACGGCTCGCCGTCGGGGAAGGGCATCAGATCCGGGAACCGGGCGAAGGACAGGTACGCGACGTAGGAGTCGCCCTGCGGCTGCTCGATCCGGAGCAGCGACCTGCCGTTGTGGATCTGCCCCTCGACGAGGGACTCGATCTCGCCCTGTCCCCACCGCCGCTTGGGGCTGGCCGAGGGCGGCGGGTCGCCGAGGGAGCCTGTCGCGGCGTGCTGGAAGAGCCAGGCGATCTCGGTGGAGGTGGCGTGCCGGGCGTACAGGGCGCTCGCGGACAGGGCCCGGCCCAGCCGCTCCGCCTGCTCGGACCACTTGGCGATCTCCGCCTTGGGGACGTGGTCGTCCTCGAGGCCCAGGACCTTCTCGCTGCGCTGGTAGAAGCCGAAGAGCTGGGACAGGACGCCGGTGCCGAGCTGCCTGCCGCGCAGGCCGAGCCGTACGCCGAGGTAGACCTCCTTGCTCCAGAAGTCCTTCGCCCAGACGTGCCGGTACATCTCCTCCAGGTAGTCGCGCCAGCCGGGGCCCTCGTCGGAGGTGGCGTTCAGCGCCATCGCCCACTCGGCCGCGGGGTAGGTGCGGTGCGCCACCCGCAGGTGCACCTCGGCGTCCGGCATCCGGATCGCCGCCAGCGCGATCGTGATGTTGGTGGCCAGCGCCTCCCGCTCCTCGGGGGTGATGAACTCGTAGCTCACGGTCGGCAGCCGGAAGTAGGCCCAGACCGCCGAGTCGGTCAGCAGGATCCGGTCGTCGAAGTATCGGACGGCGAGCCGGTTGCGTGCCCGCGAGGCGCGGCTCACACGACCTCCCTCGCCGGCCGTGCGGCCGGGTTCCCGTGACCGGTGGCCCGCTCGTCGCGCCCGCTCACGCGCCCACCTCGTTACGCCCGTTCACCACGTCTCCTCGCGCCCGGGGGATCACTGGGCCAATTCCTCCTCGCTGGGTCGAACCGTCTGCGCCGCTCCGAAACCCGCCGCCACGACGCCGGCCAGCGCGAGATACGCCCGGCGGCCCGGCGCCCGCAGATGGGACGGCTCCACCCGCTCCGACCTGCCGGGCGCCAGCTCGTCCTCCCAGGGCACCCGCACGATCGCCCGGCACCGGCCCCGCGCGACCGCCTCGGCCTGCTCCACGTCGCCCATGCTCCGGCGGCTCACGCCGTTGACGACCATGATCGCGCGACGACGGAGGTCCGCGCAGCCGTGCCCGTCAAGCCACTCGTAGGTCATGGCCACCGCGTCCGGCCCGTCCTCACTGGCCGGGACGACCAGGACGAGCTGGTCGGCGTAGGGAAGCACCCGGGCGGCTAGTGCCGCCGCCGGGTCCATGACGATCAGCTTGTAGTGGCGGTCCAGCATGTCCATGGTCTGGCTGAGCCGCCGGTCGGAGAAGAGCGTGCGGTCGGTGAGCCGCTGCTCGGCGCCGGAGTCGCTGTCACCGGCGATGACTTCGAGGCCGGAGGCGCAGCGGCTGGTGTAGGCGCGCATGCCCAGGTAGCCGTGGACGTTGTCCAGCCCGGCCAGCAGGGAGCTCAGCGTCTCGGGCGATTCGCCCTGGATACGGCTGGACAGCGCGTGGATGCCGATGTTGGCGTCGACCGCGAGCACCCGGTCCTCGCGATACCGGGCGAGGGTGTGACCGAGCATGAGCGCCGTCGTGGTCTGCCCGGCGCCGCCGGTGCAGCCCAGCACCACCACCCGGCGGCTGCCGGCGAACACCGTCCTGGCCCGCGCCTCGTCGATCTCCGACCCGTCCGTACGGCCCGCGCCGCCCGGCCCGATGACCACCTGGGCCAGCCGCCGCCAGCCCCCCGAGGAGTCACGGCCGACGACCGACTCCACCCGGCGCACCCGGGCCTCGCCCTGGCCGGGCCTGGGCACCGGCACCGCGGGCACCACCGGGTCGGCCTTGGCCTCCGCCCCCGTGGGGACCGCCCGGATCGAGACACCCGCGGGCCGATCCTGCGGCCACGCCCTCTGCGTCTCGGCGAACTGCCCCGCCTGCGCCGGCTGCCCCTTGCGGTGCCGGGCCCACAGGCTCTCGTCCGCCTCGTCCGCCTTCACCTCCGGCTCGGCGGCACGCCGCCGGGACGGAGCGGGCCCGACGAACCGGGATCCGGCGGGGGACTGCTCGACTGATCCGCCGGATTCGGCGGGCTCGCCGGATCCGGCGGCGGCCGAGGACCGCTCGACGGCCGCGGGACGCTGCGGAAGCGGCACCACCGGCCCGGAGACGGCAGCGGGCCGCTCGACGGCCGCGGGACGGCGCTCGACGGGCGCGGGACGCTGCGGAAGCGGCACCACCGGCCCGGAGACGGCAGCGGGCCGCTCGACGGCCGCGGGACGGCGCTCGACGGGCGCGGGACGCTGCGGAAGCGGCACCACCGGCCCGGAGACGGCCTCAGGCCGCCCCGCCGACTCGCGACGCCCGGCAGCGGGCACGGAAGGCTCACCGGCCGCGAACCGCTCAGCCGCCGCGGACCGCCCGGCGGACTCACGACGCTCAGTAGCAGGCGCGGAAGGCTCACCGGATACGAGCCGCTCGGCGGACCCCTCGCGCTCAGCCGCCGCGGACCGCCCGGCGGAGTCACGACGCTCACCGGCGGGCGCGGAAGGCTCACCAGTCACGAGCCGCTCGGCGGACCCCTCGCGCTCGGCAGCGGGCACCCCGGACTCGGCGGACGCCTCGCGTTCGGCAGACGCCCCGGATTCGGCGGACGCCGCACGCTCGGCAGCAGACGCCCCGGATTCAGGAGACTCCGCGGATTCGGAGGACATCGCACGTTCCACGGGCACCTCGGACTGAGCCGGAGACGAGGACGCCGCGCTCGCCGGGGCCCTGCCCTGGTCGGCCTGGGCCGGAACGGCACGCTCGGCCTCGGCCGAGGCGGCGAGCCTGCGCAGCCGCCGCAACGCCTCGGTGCCGATCGGAGCGGCCGGGGCCTGCTCGGGCGGGGCGGCCGGGCCGGCGGGAGCCTGCCCGGCGGCAGGGGCCGGAGGAGCCGTAGGGGTCGGAGAGGGGTCGGCCGGCGCCTTGACCAGCGCGGAGGAGGCCGCGGGGGGCGGGGCGAGGGAGACCCGCTCGACCGGCACCGCGGAGGCGGAGGTCGCGCGCACCGCGGAGGCGGGGGGCGCGTGCGTCTGGGAGGCGGGGGTCTCACGCGTCTCGGAGGCGGGGGTCGCACGCGTCCGGGAAGCGGGGGTCGCGCGCGCGGTGGATGTGACGGCTCCGGGATCCTCGGCGGACACCGCCTGCCCGAGAGCCGGGGCGGTGCCCCGGCGAGGTGCCACGGCCGTACCCCAGGCGGTGCGTTCGCGGGTGACCGGAGCGGCTGCCGCGGCCGCCGCGGCGGCGGCCACCGCGGGGCGGACCTCGCGGGAGGAGGCGGCCGCGCGCTTCGACTGGGCGTGCCGGGCCTTGCGGGAGGCCTTGACCCGGACCGGCGCCGCCCGCTGGGGCGCGGCCTGCCAGACCCGGCCGGTCAGGCTGACCTCCGAAGGCTCGGCGGCGGGGGCCATCCGGCACCAGGTGCGCGGCTCACCCACGTAGCGGGCCTGTGACTGGAGCAGCTCGGTGAGCCTCTTGCTCTCGATCACCGGCCGGGTGGAGAGCCAGGTGACGATCCCCGGCGGCACCAGGTACACCACGTGCCAGGGCGCGTCGAAAGGCAGGCCTAGCAGGTAGAGCAGCAGTGACCAGGGCACCACCACACCCACGAACACACCGATCCAGACAATCGGAAGCGGCATCGGCAGCCGTAGGTCGTACAGCTTGTAGAGCCGCTTCTCAATCCGCCAGATATTGGTATACGTGGGCAGGTCCACACGCTCCTCCTTTCCGCCTCTCGTTCTTTGACCGCTACGCGCGGTCTCAACCCCCCGTGATGCCCAGCGCGCCCGCGATCGCCTTGGCCGTCACCTCGATGATGTTGGGCACGTAGAAGATCACTCCGATGGCCACGGCGAGGATGATGAACTGCACGAACCGGGTGATCTCGCGGGTGAAGAGGAAGAAGAGCGCGACGACGGAGACGACGACGAGGAAGAGCGGGGCGAAGAATTTGCGGAGGAAGTCGGCCAGGCCCTCGGTGTTGACACCCGCCGGAGGAGTGGTCGGCTGAGCGAGGTCCATCGCGCTCAGCAGGATGGTCTTCAGGATCACTTCTCGTCCTCCGTGCTCATGATCGCGCTCGCCGGGCGGCCACGTGCCCGCGACACGCATGCCCGGATCCGTCCACCGCCGACTCGCCGATCAGGGGGGGTCTGTTCACTGCGGTCCGACACCATTCGATCATGTGTTACCCCACAGACCGTTTCGCGCCTCGGATGTCCTTGACGAACCACTTGTCACCCTGTTTGACCACGGTGAGCAGGTAGGCCTGCTCCAGCTTCCCGCTCATGTCCCCGGGATCGGAGGGAGTGGGGTCGGCGGTGGGCGACGCGCCCGAGGGCACGCCCCACACGACCGTGGCGGTGACCTCGCGGGTGGCGCCGCCGACGAGGGGGACGTCGAGGTTCTTGAGCTCCACGAAGGTGAACGCGCCGCCGAACCCCTCCAGGGTGACCCCGGCGGCGGCGTAGCGCTGCAGGGAGGCGTTGTCGCTCGCGGCGTAGGCCTTGAAGAAGTCGGCCAGCGGGGTGCGGAGCTCGGTCTCAGCGGCCTCGTCGCTCTCCCCGGCGGGCACCGCGGGCAGGTTCGCCGGCGTCGGCGCGGGGAGGATCCCCGGTCGCCCGGAGACCACGAACCTGTCGGTCTCGCCGTCGTGGAAGACCGGCACGGACAGGAGCTGGCGGCGGCTGCCCGACTGGAACGCCAGGGTCACGACGGCGTTCGCCCTGTCGACGATCTCCGTGCCGTACGGCTGCACCGCTCCGGCGGCCATTCGGCCGAGCCCGTCCCAGCCGAACTGTGGCGGGGCGCCGTCGGGCAGATAGGGCGCGAGCCGCGCCGCCCTTTCCTGGGAACGGACGGCCTCGAAATTCAGATAGACGGCGGCGAACTGGCTGGCGAAAGAGGTCGCCCGGCTGACCGGGAATTCGCTGTCCACGGAAACGGGAGCGGACCCGCCTGCGGTGTTCGGCCGGGTGAAACGTTCAAAAGGTGCACGGACCCCGTTCACCACGACGACCACTATTAACGCCCAGAGCACCGCCCGGCCGGTCCACACCAGCCAGCGCCCGCCTCCGCCGGACCATCGGCCCCGGGCCGACGCGCCCCGCCCGCGCGCCGGAGCGCCGGTGAGATCGGGGTCGTAGGGCGCCTCCGGGTATGCCGACAGCTCAGGGTCGCCAGCGATCCGAGGATCACGCTGGACCGTTGCCCTTCGAGCCATCATGCCTCCGCTCGCGCCCATCCCCCGGTTGGCGCGGTGTCGTATTACTCCCGACCCCGTTAACCATGGTCAAGCACTTACTCTAACCGCCTCGCCGATTGTTCCAGGAAAGCCACGCCTATGCTGCAGGCATCCTCGCGACTGAGCAAACCCGGTCTGGAACCTGCCAGAACCCGTTACCTGCCCACATCGTCAAGAAAGCACGTTATGCCTGGTCGGCGGGTAACCCGATTACCCAAACGCCACGCATTGCTGTCCAAACGGCAGGGAGAGTATCGCGACCTGCGCATTCATCCGGAATACGTCACGCAGCGTCACCACATGCGAGAACGGGCCTGGTCCGAGGACCAGGCCCGTTCTCTCGCGGGTGAGACGTCAGACGTTGAAGCGGAACTCCACGACGTCGCCGTCGCGCATCACGTAGTCCTTGCCCTCGATCCGGGCCTTGCCCGCCTGGCGGGCGGCGGCGATGGAGCCCACCTCCACCAGCTCGTCGAAGGAGACGATCTCCGCCTTGATGAAACCGCGCTGGAAGTCGGTGTGGATGACCCCGGCCGCCTCGGGAGCCGTGGCGTTCTTGCGGATCGTCCAGGCCCGGGTCTCCTTGGGGCCGGCGGTCAGGTAGGTCTGCAGGCCGAGGGTCTCGAACCCGACCCGGGCGAGCTGCGACAGGCCGGACTCCTCCTGGCCGACGGACTGCAGCAGCTCCAGGGCCTCGTCGTCGGGGAGCTCGACGAGCTCGGACTCGATCTTGGCGTCCAGGAAGACGGCCTCGGCGGGCGCGACGATCGCCGCCAGCCGGGCCCGCAGGTCCTCGTCCGTCAGCTCGTCGGCGTCGAGGTTGAACGCGTAGAGGAACGGCTTGGCGGTCAGCAGGTGCAGCTCGCGGAGGTCGGCCACATCGATCCCGGCCCCCTTCGCTCCGGCGTACAGGGTGGTGCCGCCGTCGAGGAGCTTGACCGCGGCCTCGGCCGCCTCCAGCGTGGACCTGCGGTCCTTGTTGGTCCTGGACTCCTTCTGGAGGCGGGGGATCGCCTTCTCCAGGGTCTGCAGGTCGGCGAGGATCAGCTCGGTGTTGATCGTCTCGATGTCGCGCTCGGGGGCGACTCCGCCGTCCACGTGGGTCACGTCGGGGTCGTTGAAGACCCGGATGACCTGGCAGATGGCGTCGGTCTCGCGGATGTTGGCGAGGAACTGGTTACCCCGCCCCTGCCCCTCCGAGGCGCCGCGGACCAGTCCGGCGATGTCGACGAACTCGACCTTCGCGGGCAGGATCTTCGCGGAACCGAAGATCTCGGCCAGCTTCTCCAGACGCGGGTCGGGAACGCCGACGATGCCCACGTTGGGCTCGATGGTGGCGAACGGATAGTTCGCCGCCAGGGCGTTGGCGGTCTTCGTCAGCGCGTTGAAAAGCGTTGACTTGCCGACGTTGGGCAATCCGACGATGCCGATGCTCAGGCTCACGTCAGCCGAGTTTACGGCGAATCACCCAGTGCTACCCGCCGTGGACGGGTCACAGGCCGGTGGACATCGCGCTCACAGGCCCTCGGGCAGCAGTCCGCGCCCGCGTGGCAGCGCCCCCGCGCCCCGGTCCGGGCGGTCCTCGCCGTCCGGCCGCGGGCGGTGCACGGCCACCGGATCCCACCCTCCGTGCCCGCGTGAGGACTTCGCGTGAGGGGGTGGGACGGCGCGAACGGGACGCGGGGGCCGGGCCTGAAGGCGTGTCGGGAAGCCAGGAGCCGCCGGGCCTGCGATCATTCCGTGGTGGATGTCATGGCA comes from Streptosporangium roseum DSM 43021 and encodes:
- a CDS encoding NlpC/P60 family protein, giving the protein MTGNRKLHLALILGVAGLCLLALVMAPMLMVSTFPSFTGGGMPDCEDMARTVSAQSETAASDIPAEYLKLYHEHGEKIGVQWNVLAGVGKRETDHGRSTLPGVRSGTNYAGAAGPMQFLISTWGGKAKIKIPSRFNGYASDGDDDGWADVYNPADAILGAAKMLKRNGAPEDVRRSLFVYNRAWWYVDQVMEIAGKYAEDGAVSVPPEAEAACDEPLVEAAPSGTVAGILEYALAQRGKPYLWGGTGPDAFDCSGIIYMAYRSVGLSIPRTTFGQWPFGVKIAPGDEQAGDLVFFNSGPGTGADNPGHVGMVVSPGKMVEARCRLCGPIKVTTYRDRTGIVGFTRPLRNPDVLAQLKLREQG
- a CDS encoding type IV secretion system protein — encoded protein: MKVSRKGLKSSRKGRLGKRIAIALVALTAFLALPLLSPAGAPTAVAAAPCDLSPDLAPEVVGSGVDGLLKPPSPAAPTPGAPAPAPAPATQGNYATYGMSGQFWHTHQLGCDDVAAVMGNTMANTIFSWAKALDRLTITTYQAAATEGPLESIKDVVDDIVISLSNAMYWPFLRPIVILGAIWLAWYGLIRKRATTTAEGVIWMVLAVTVAVWFFSRPGDFTGMGKLVTDKTSEVVNSAFSGLPGAGGTSCIPAKGDTNPEVKSGGYGQTGVPGVEQNAEALWSTLVCKPWLMGEFGTADPAAPAVTAYASKLLSVQALDEAEQRATQTPNTSAHQAQYEAEIADKLENTPIFFLFQGKDWTNRLGIAIGALMAAMVAGLLIFLVAVSLLVLKVGFLLLLILAPVFLLIGVHPGSGRIIAMRWVEMLVGTLLRQAVLTLVLGVLVYGYALIISTAMPWGMQVMFMALLTIAVFFYRRPFQHLFASMDGHTIATRVLGDAVTAPTLQRAAGVLPPVAAARMGRWGMRKAEPVMQAAALAGGASVATAAAAVAQGKVRGEEGAPGGNTPSGARVPAGAQPTPLDTDAQAGGRRKGTGRPVTAARAGAAPPLNLSGGGTAGGTVPTRSGGAGRGGAGGWFSGRSGGWAPQGGSSPAGGSSPAPSSGGRSSAPSSGGGPASPSGGGRSGGSVFGSGGGSRRWDSGSRGSGSGSRSGSGSGSGSRGGGGGSRGSSGSGGSRSSSGSGGGIFGGSRGSSGSGGSLFGGSSGGSRNNGGGRPDRSSEAPPLWLPSRSERGRQADEAAPFWLRASNPDKD
- a CDS encoding ATP-binding protein translates to MSRASRARNRLAVRYFDDRILLTDSAVWAYFRLPTVSYEFITPEEREALATNITIALAAIRMPDAEVHLRVAHRTYPAAEWAMALNATSDEGPGWRDYLEEMYRHVWAKDFWSKEVYLGVRLGLRGRQLGTGVLSQLFGFYQRSEKVLGLEDDHVPKAEIAKWSEQAERLGRALSASALYARHATSTEIAWLFQHAATGSLGDPPPSASPKRRWGQGEIESLVEGQIHNGRSLLRIEQPQGDSYVAYLSFARFPDLMPFPDGEPWMHFADQLPFPVEISSRMRLISPVKASKDVARKLAHARDMDIHIREAGAEAPLALAEQIDAARMLEHGITKERLPFVYGWHRLIVSAPTEEICVQRVEAVVEHYRDMGIDIVNSTGDQFSLFCEALPGERVRVNAYAQRQPLRTIAGGMATATVDLGDRADEGNAGWMGPYVGETLGRARSIVHFDPLVAATRNRPTAIAITGEPGGGKTTLALLMIYQMALRGVTVAVIDPKGDADSLVQLLQRRGRKARVIPLGSAAPGLLDPFSFGDDIAAKKTMASETLRLLLPRMSEERESAMIQAVAAVSNGEDPSLGKVVDFLEQTEDAASKNLGAVLRSMSEMHLARLCFDPSGGDQIDTEGWTTVFTLGGLTLPDASTGRDDYSYEQRLSVALLYLVAQFARGLMNGLDRRTPKAIFLDEAWAITSTPEGAKLVPEVSRMGRSRNTALVLVSQNAGDLLNEQVTNCLSSVFAFRSTERVEVEHVMALLGVEPSEEHKAILRSLGNGECVFRDLDGRAGRIGVDLISDELVRWLDTNPTHDKPGENVHDLSGGDRVSRPGAAALEVGS